A stretch of the Desulfobacter sp. genome encodes the following:
- a CDS encoding TIGR01777 family protein, with protein sequence MKTILITGASGFVGRYLAKVLLDQNNAVIGLGTSSAHPFEQIYDAFTWISADTGLPGPWQNRVQEADVIINLAGRNIFNPWTRAYKKAIYDSRVKTTQNLVAALPNAWSGLFFSASAAGYYGDRGDTPLSETDLCGTDFLAMVCRDWEARAQSAAQKGARVLVMRFGVVLGQGGGALNLMGKAFKCFVGGPLGSGRQWFPWIHIQDLCQAVLFLLSGEHQGVFNFTGPVATRQKAFAHALGSALKRPAFMPAPAMMVKFFLGELGASLLQSQKALPVALEKSGFKFGYRTVKEALDSIYSPLV encoded by the coding sequence ATGAAAACAATTCTGATTACAGGGGCTTCGGGCTTTGTGGGTCGTTATCTGGCCAAGGTGCTCTTGGACCAGAACAATGCCGTCATAGGGCTTGGGACTTCCTCTGCCCATCCGTTTGAACAGATCTATGATGCATTCACCTGGATATCGGCTGACACGGGGTTGCCCGGGCCATGGCAGAACAGGGTCCAGGAGGCAGATGTCATTATCAACCTTGCGGGCAGAAATATATTCAACCCCTGGACCCGGGCATATAAAAAAGCCATCTACGATTCCAGGGTCAAAACCACCCAAAATCTTGTGGCTGCGCTGCCCAATGCCTGGTCAGGGCTCTTTTTTTCTGCATCTGCAGCAGGATATTACGGAGACAGGGGGGATACCCCATTGTCTGAGACAGATTTGTGCGGGACAGATTTTCTGGCAATGGTATGCCGGGACTGGGAAGCCCGTGCACAAAGCGCTGCCCAAAAAGGAGCCAGGGTCCTGGTCATGCGGTTTGGGGTGGTCCTGGGACAAGGGGGCGGTGCCCTGAACCTGATGGGAAAAGCGTTCAAATGTTTTGTGGGCGGTCCTCTGGGCTCTGGACGTCAATGGTTTCCATGGATTCATATCCAGGATCTGTGCCAGGCGGTTCTGTTTTTGCTGTCAGGAGAACACCAGGGCGTTTTTAATTTTACAGGGCCTGTCGCTACAAGGCAGAAGGCGTTTGCACATGCCCTGGGCAGCGCCTTGAAACGCCCCGCCTTTATGCCGGCTCCGGCCATGATGGTTAAATTTTTTTTAGGAGAGCTGGGCGCCTCTTTGCTTCAAAGTCAGAAGGCCCTGCCGGTTGCCCTTGAAAAATCAGGGTTCAAATTTGGGTACAGGACGGTGAAAGAGGCTTTGGACAGTATATATTCGCCTTTGGTATAA
- a CDS encoding ferritin family protein — MNFGSVDEILSFAIDREKEAVDFYASLAAEATRDSLKQTFERFSQEEQKHVDLLLDISGNKAKIDAYEFTKVTDLKISDYLVEKQYEQGMPMPEILKIAMKREEKAVKLYTSLGDQTDNADAKKVFQILVQEESKHKLSLETMYDDYLADQDS, encoded by the coding sequence ATGAATTTTGGATCAGTTGATGAAATACTGAGCTTTGCCATTGACAGAGAAAAAGAGGCGGTTGATTTTTATGCTTCGCTGGCAGCCGAGGCAACCCGTGACTCCCTGAAACAAACCTTTGAGCGGTTTTCACAAGAAGAGCAGAAACATGTGGACCTTCTTTTGGATATTTCCGGCAACAAAGCCAAAATCGATGCCTATGAATTTACAAAGGTCACTGATCTTAAGATCAGTGATTATCTTGTGGAAAAACAATATGAACAGGGCATGCCCATGCCTGAAATTCTCAAGATTGCCATGAAACGTGAAGAAAAGGCCGTAAAACTTTACACCTCCCTTGGGGATCAGACCGACAATGCAGATGCTAAAAAAGTGTTCCAGATCCTGGTTCAAGAAGAGTCAAAGCATAAGCTGTCCCTTGAAACCATGTATGATGATTATCTGGCAGACCAGGACAGTTAG
- the xth gene encoding exodeoxyribonuclease III, whose amino-acid sequence MSDAKELRLVSWNVNGLRAVLKKDFFESVNAMAPDILMLQETKLQEDQRTETMTHFPPYENYWAYSSVKKGYSGVAAYSKILPNAVKTEFGMPEFDGEGRVIQMDFDRFILFNIYFPNGQMSQERLEYKLRFYDWFLGYAQELRDQGKSLIITGDFNTAHNEIDLKNPKPNAKRSGFLRIERDVLDQMIKQGYVDTFRHFYSETVKYSWWSYRFSARKNNAGWRIDYFFVTQDLIDNKVVKEAFIDNDIFGSDHCPVGLVVQV is encoded by the coding sequence ATGAGTGATGCAAAAGAGCTTCGGCTCGTGTCGTGGAATGTCAACGGGCTTCGCGCGGTGTTGAAAAAAGATTTTTTTGAATCTGTAAACGCCATGGCGCCCGATATTCTCATGCTTCAGGAGACAAAACTCCAAGAAGACCAGCGCACCGAGACGATGACCCATTTTCCGCCCTATGAAAATTATTGGGCCTACTCAAGTGTTAAAAAGGGATACTCGGGCGTGGCTGCCTATTCAAAGATTCTTCCCAATGCTGTAAAAACCGAATTCGGCATGCCTGAATTTGACGGGGAAGGCCGGGTGATTCAGATGGATTTTGATCGGTTTATCCTCTTTAATATTTATTTTCCCAACGGTCAGATGAGTCAGGAAAGACTTGAGTATAAACTTAGGTTTTACGATTGGTTTCTGGGCTATGCCCAGGAACTCAGGGATCAGGGCAAAAGCCTTATCATCACCGGCGATTTTAATACGGCCCACAATGAGATTGACCTAAAAAATCCCAAGCCCAATGCCAAGCGGTCCGGGTTTTTAAGGATAGAACGGGATGTGCTTGATCAAATGATCAAACAGGGGTATGTGGATACCTTTAGGCATTTTTATTCTGAAACGGTAAAATATTCGTGGTGGTCTTACAGGTTTTCCGCCCGGAAAAACAATGCCGGATGGCGGATTGATTATTTTTTTGTCACACAGGATCTCATTGACAACAAGGTGGTTAAAGAGGCCTTTATCGATAATGATATTTTTGGCTCTGACCATTGTCCTGTGGGACTTGTGGTCCAGGTCTGA